ACGTTTGCTTTGCAGATATATGTACCATCAGGGACGCATGCTGACGAATTTTAACTCCTGGATTCAGACGTGTGTCAGTTTGAATTTTTCCATTCGAGATGAATTTCTGGAGATCAGAGGGGAGAGCCGGTGGTGAATTTTGTTCTTTCTTGTTTCTGCTCAGCTCAGTCAGTGTCTGCCACCTCGACAGGAAGGGGAAGAGGCTACAGCTGGCCCTGACTGGCTGCTGACAGGTTACCATAGTTACAGGAAGTGAAGACAGAAATGACACGGGCGTTTAGACTCGTCTCTCGCTTTCTACCTgttcctcttctcctcttctcaCTTTCAGTTGCTCTTCTTGCCAGTCttcattttgctcttttctccaTCACTCTGTCCTGTTTTTCTTCTGACTGGGATTTAATATTCTCTGCTCTTGCGTCTTCCTCCTCTTTGGCTTCTCTGTCCCCCCCCCCTCATGTCTCATCTGTATTGCAGCACAATGAGTTGCAACATCTTTAGGTTTGCTCCCAGCATCTTAAGATATTGAATGAACTGATTGAGTGcagcctctctctttctgtctcgtTCCTCTCCCTCTTTCGTTCGGTCCTTCTCCACCTAACTTTACAGTGCCTGTCTGTAGGCAGCAatggcttttttctttctttgtgtgggTATCTGTGCCCCTTGGGAGCTAATCAAATAGAATGATTCCTGTAGCCAAGCAGCCCCCGCCTCTTTCTCAGACCAAGCCCTGTATTAATACAACCCAAACATTATCGCGGGTATCGTCTCCATCCACATCCCAGCGTCTCAGCCCTGGACCTCCccgtctccctctttctctccgtCTTCCTTTTTCCCTCTCCCAGCCTCAGCCCCTCCATTAATTCAGGTGTCTCAGCTCCTGCCTCTGCACCATTACAGCTTCCAGAGCCTCTCTAGCTCtctcctgcctctctctctctcagcccCAGCCTACCAGACAGTCCCTCAGTCTGACACTGAATATAAAGCATGAGGACGGCAGCTACCTGCTCCACATGCACCCAGCCCTCTACTCCTCCTGACGGGCTCCTCAGAGAAACCTGCCTCCGTCCATCTCCCTCCTCACCTGTAGTTTTAAATCCCCCCCACACCTCcctaaaaaaaagtgaagattGAGAAacgctgccccctgctggtgcAGCTAGAGTAGTGAATGACTGGCAGCTTCCTCGAGTTTCAGGTATCGTGGCTCTCACCTTGTGTTTCTCCTTTGCTCtttttgttgcttcttttgCAGGCAGCTGGGCTTCAAGAggctgtttgtgatgtttttcgTTGCTCATTCTTCTCTTTACCTTCCCCTGCCTCTCCCACAGGAAAAGCTTCATCCAACGATGACGATGTTCAGAAGTCAGACGTGTCCTCAACTGGTCAAGGGGTCATTGACAAGGACCACCTGGggccgctgctgctgcaggtgagTCCAGCTCTCCTCCCCTGTCAATCATGCCATGTTTATTCGGGTTTTGATTGGCTAGCTGGCAGGTGGTGACTTCTTCTCTCTGTGCTGCCAGGCTCTGGACGGTTTCCTGTTTGTGGTGAACCGGGAGGGCAGCATCGTGTTTGTGTCGGACAACGTGACGCAGTACCTGCAGTACAAACAGGAGGAGCTCATCAACACCAGCGTGTACAACATTCTCCATGAGGACGACAGGGAGGAGTTTCACAAGAACCTGCCCAAGACCAACAGTGagaaacactgacacacacacacacacacacacacacacacacacacacacatgaaaacactcACGGGGGAAGCTGCACGTCTGCTCAGAAGGAAACCCTACTTGACATCTTCCACGGGGCCGAGGTATAGAGCAAACTTTGAGAGGTTACAACACCTCTGTGCACACGTCAACGTAAACTCACTGAGTTATTTATTCATGCTCCTCTGGTCTTTACTCCATCTCTTGTTATAATGAGGAGCTCCTGGGAAGAAAGTTCATGTGCATGAGAACtattcagaaacacacacacacagacacacacacctgacaAAACACACGTGTGCACAGGAGCACCCACCCACTCGGTGCTAAGCAGGCAGAGCGTAGCGCAGCTGTCAGTCACACTCAGTGGTCCAGACAGTGTAAAACAGGCCCAGGCTCCATTCAGATCCCATGGCAGCCATCTGGAAACTACGTACTGCTGAATAATGCACCTCCACACTTTCCTCTACTTAATTCActatgtgtttgcatgtgcaaATGTGTGACTTGCTGTCAGTTATGGAGGAAGTATTCAGACCTAAGTCAAAATACTAATAACACTCTTAAGTCTGAGAAATATGCTTTTCAAATTAGAAGTCCTGCATTAAATATCTTCATATTTCTGCTTAAATACACATATGTGAGTCTAATCGGAAAAATGTCTGTAGCGAAAAATGACTCCAGTGGTTTGCCGATCATTAGATTCTTATGAATTATTGCGTAAGCAGCATTTTACTCTTGTAGTTCGTTGTGGTGGGGGCTACAATTATTTTATATAGACCTACGACTAATAATTTTCATTATGTATTCATGCTTGATACATTTTCAATTGACTTGATTGCTTATTCTGttaaaacaaatctgaaaataataaGAACTGCCCATTGTGATTAACTAAAGAGGCACTTTAACATACAGCAGTGGTTCAAACctcaaaattattaaaaaacacatttcaataattttaatgaaaatctgcacatttaagAGGCTTCCTGTAAGACATATTTTTGCATAAACATGGTTGAAATTATTTGTTCTTCAGTGCAGTTCTTGAGTAGATGTACTTTACTCAAGGACTATGGcagcaatgtgtttttttggatGCTGTGTGTGCGTAAGCCCATGATTATGTGCACAGAGCACTATTTATAAAGCTGATTAATTATGGATATGTGTGCTCGACTGAACCTGCTAGTCGATTAACTCGGCAGTAATGTTACTGAGCGGCGACGTCTCTGACATGTCATTGACACGTTCTCTCACTTATTCCTCCTCTTCCCCTGCACGCTCCTTTATTCATTCACTCTCTTTTAAGCCTCATCTTTATCTACTTTTCCTCTGAGCGTCCCTCGTGCCTCTCTCAACTCACTCCTTCTCCGCCTCATTCATACTTAATATGGCTGCCTGCGAAGAGGAATATTGTGGTTGTCTGTTCCTCAACCTGCCTCTCTCGTCGCTCTCCCACCCCTCATTGTGTCTTGCTCTGCTGCTCTGCCCCTTCATTATCTTTTGGGCCCATGAATGAAATGCGCTCTCGCTGCACATTCCTGTGGGATGACCGCTGACCATGCCAGCTACAgttaaatacacacacagaaacacacgcatacaacaaaaacagacgcACACGCGCTCGTGCGCAGAGCATGAAGTGAGCTTTTGTTGCTGGCCCCCGTGTTTTTGACCCCTCTGTCTTGCCTCGCTGTTAGCTAATTGCGTCTGAGGGGAGATGTCGGCCCCGGTGACTGTActgctgttttttctctgtCGAGGAGAGAAACCCAAGGCCTTGTTAAATCGCCTCTCACTATCACACAGCACCTCCCCACCACTACCGCGCTACCCCCTGACATGTCTCGCTCTCCTGGGTCCTCTCTTGTATCCTCCCTGCACCTGCCAGACAGAAACCTCCAGCCAGCTCAAGGCCCCTGATAAGGCTTCACACAGACCTTGGAGGACAGTTGGATGTCTCTCTGAAGTTTGGCTCCCCTTTCCCTCTCCCTTTTCTCGCTCTCCCTGTGAAGGTGACCCcgtctaaatgtgtgtgtgtgcatgccgTGATGAGGAGTCAGGGTCTAAATGAGGATAGATGGCTGAGTGTCCCTGGCCTCTGCCCACTGCAGAGCAGACTGAGAGGGAAAGATATTGGAAATCGACACCTTGGCTACATTAATCCCATGGTCCATTTAGCCAGGGATCCGAACAGCAGGAGAGGCTTCTGCTTCTCAATTTAAGAGGGAAAATACATGTTGCAgtgtggtttgtttgttttgtttgttgtcttgtgtgtgtgtgtgtgtgtggatctgTGGCAGGACAGGGTGTGAGCTGTTTGTGATATTTGATTACAGGCAATCCATTCATAGCTGTGTCTGTGGTTTTCAGTCCCAGAAGCTTCATTCCGTGTTACTCCCAAGTGTAAATTCCCTTTTGTATGCGTTCCTTTTTAGTAAATGGAGTGTCGTGGGGGAACGAGGCAGCCCGACAGAAGAGTCACACCTTCACTTGCCGGATGCTGGTCAAATTTGGCCATGGCCACGGCCCCATGGAGGAGGGGCCAGGAGGGCCGTGCTACGAGACCATGCAGTGTTTTGCTCTTACCCAGCCCAAGGCCATGATTGAGGAGGGGGAAGGTAGGAAGGAGCCGGAAACATCCTCCTACACTCAAAAATGTGTTATGATTAGTGTTATCTACCTTGCATGTTTGACTCTCACTGTGCAGAATGATGTACAAGATGAAGAGAGAAGGTTTGTCGCTGCTCGCCTTCAATTCAGAGCGTGATACTGTGAATCATGGTCCGTGTGATTTTGAAAATTACAGCTACATAGACTGAAAATAGACTTTACGGTAAAGTGCAACACATCTTGTCAGTAGTGGTTAAGCCTTTGAAATGAATAATATTTGCACATTCGTAGATTATTTTCATATATTACTCAATGAGGCAAATTgagtcagtgtgttttttgtggacAAATCCCATCATGATTCACAACTATTCagtattttatgtctttaaacATACTTGAAGGGAAAATCTAAAAGATAGTTAAATTCATaactaaataaacaataaaatacataataaaatgataaacgTTGGGACATAAAACATACCAATGCAAAGAAACCACTGtgtaattgtttttgttgtttttacttaaAGGTGCTCAGATACAGAACTAACAAGCAATTTTTCACtgtattgtaaataattttttccccatgtaaatcacatttctttttggAAGAAGATGATTTTTGTTGCATGGGAACCaaaaataatacagtaaaaatggttTAATGTCATTGACAAAAACGAAGAAGAGACTCttaagatgcaaaacaaatcaatttaGAATATTAATGTGACATTAATGTGGGACTCTTCATCTTGACACCCTCTGGGCTCAGAAGTGCAAACTTTTGCACTTTCATTTGTCTAAATTTAGCTTACACCTCCTCTAAAAACATTTCTTGTCATTCTTCAGTGAGATCTGCTGAAAGCGAAAACAACTGCCTTAAGTACATGTAATAAATAGTGACACTCCCGTCTCACCTGCAGACCTCCAGTCATGTATGATCTGTGTGGCCCGTCGAGTGACAGCCATGGAGAGAACGGAGAGTTTCAATACCCGGCACGAGCTCTCAGGTGAGCAGCTGCATCCTCACTAAAGactaaacaaacacagaagctCAAACAGGCCGTGATGTTCATTCTTCATCCATGAACAGGTTTGACTCATTCCTCTTGCGTCTCCCCGTTTCCTCTCTCCACTTGTCCTCCTTCTGTCCTCCCCGGCAGGTAAACTGATTCAGATCGACCAGAACTCTCTGCGAGCTTCGATGCGTCCCGGCTGGGAGGATTTGTTGAGGCGCTGCATTCAGATGTTCCTTCAGCACAGTGACGGGCAGCCGTGGTCACACAAACGCCACTACCATGAGGGTGGGTCACACATGAACACTCACACAGCTGGAATCAGCTACTTTTTGAAGAAGATATAGAGGCGAAGGCATAAGGATGTTGCTGCGCTTAAGCAACTCTGTAGTTTGTTTAGCCTAATTTATAGGCCTGCATTAATAGCAATGAACAGTTGCCGCTGCTTctcttttcaagaaaaaaagtcagaatcTCAATGAGACCTGCTGTTTAAACACATATATGCACCTCATGCATTAGTAGTTCAATATTGAGCTCATGAATAAGAATGTCTGAGGGCTACAACATTGATCTTTGTTGTAATTACAGAGTTACTTTCAACATAACGGCAGTGATTGATGACCTTTGTTATCAGTTAAGTGTTTCACGGTGTTTAATCTGTCCTTTTATCTGCCTGTGCAGCCTTTCTGCAGGGTCATGCTGAGACGCCCCTGTACCGCTTCTCCCTGTCTGACGGCACTCCAGTCACAGCGCAGACCAAGAGCAAACTGTACCGTCACCCCATGAGCAACGAGCCTCAAGGCTTCATCTCCACTCACCTATTACAGAGGtcagaaactgaaaatacagaCACAGCATTCTAACACAGCAAAGTATGTCTCATTTACTATTCAACAAAAGGAAGCCCTTCCAGCATGTCTGTGCGAAGCAGCATAGGCATTCATTCCACATAAATAGCTCAAGTAGCAGCTCAAGTAGCTTTTATACACCGACGTCAGTGAACAAAGAAGACTCCACACAGGCTGAACCTCCGCATTCTAAGATTTCCATTTCCAAGGTTTTTGCACTTTTCCAGCCTTTTCATTATTTCCCTTCTCCTTCCACGCAGGGAACCGAATGGTTACCGCTCAGCACCAGGTGGGAACATGATGCCAAGCGCTATGCGACCACAGGGCATGGGAGGTCCCAACCCAAATGCCCAAATAAACGTGAATTCCGGTGGGGGGATGGGGATGGGGGGCATGGGTGGCATGAACAGGGGCTTCGGCATGAATGAGCAGGGCCACATGGGTCACATGGGTCAGATGGGAGGCGGCTCTATGTACGGAGGgagtggtggtggaggaggaggtggaggaatgGGCAACCGCATGATGCAGATGAATCAGATGGGGCAGATGAATCAAGTGGGACACATGAATCAGATGGGTCCCATGAATCACCCAGGTCAAGGCATGCAGCAGCACCAACAGCAACCTCCATTCCAGAGCAGTGGCGGGTTCGGGCTCAGCGGCATGAACAGCCCCTCGGGGAGTCCCAGAATGGGCGGCCCCCAGCAGGGACTGCTGATGTCACCCCGGAACCGAGGGAGCCCAAAGATGGGCGCCAACCAGTTCTCGCCTGGAGGTAAGTGTGTTAGTGACTTCAGCTTCATTGATGAATTTGTCAACTGCTTGTTTGGATGTAAGTtttatgatttttctttctgtttcaggCATGCACTCTCCTCTGAGTGGCATTGGCAGCGGTGGAGGAAGTGGCAGCTCCACTACCTTCTCCAGCAGCTCCCTAAATGCGCTACAAGCCATCAGTGAAGGAGTAGGAAGCTCACTCCCCTCCACCCTAACTTCCCCTTCACCAGCCCACAAACCAGACAGCTCTCCCAGtatccactcctcctcctcatcccaACCCAGTCAGCCGACCAAACCAGGCCAAGATGGCTCCAAAAGCCCAGCGGGAGGATTAGGGCCTGGACCCAGCGACCATCACCACCCCAtgcaccatcaccaccatcatcagcatCCTCAGGCTGAGAGTTCTGGAGACCGACCAGACAGCCAGGCAACTATAGGGACTAAAGAGTCTGGAGAGGGAAGCAATGAGGCAGGGGTGGCGAGCTCCGAACCCCCACGGAGGGTGCCAGACAGTAAAGGGCACAAGAAACTGCTTCAGTTGCTTACTTCCCCCACTGAGGAGCTGGGAATAGGTGGCAGCCGGCCAACAGGGCCGCCAGTACCACCCccacaaaccagcagcagcactccTACAGGCACAGACAGTAAGGATACCACTGGAGGCATGACCAGCCCCTCATCCACTGGGgtgtcctcctcttcttcagccAGTGCCAATCCAGGCCAGGCAACCGGGCCAGGAGCTGTGTCGGCATCAATATCATCAGCCCACTATACAGGTTCACTGCAAGAAAAGCACAAGATCCTCCACAAGCTTCTTCAAAATGGCAATACTCCAGATGAAGTTGCGAAGATCACAGCCGAGGCTACAGGAAAGGTGTCGCTCGGCGGGCAGGAAGGTGGTGAAGTTGGAGCAGGAGGCTCAGGGCCCGGATCAGGCCCTGGGTTGATCATGGACCCCAAACAGGAGCAGCATAGTCCCAAGAAGGACAAGACCCATGCCCTCCTCCACTACCTCCTCAACAAGGATGATTCCAAAGAGCCAGTCGATGTCAAACCCAAACTAGAAGAGCTGGAGGGGAAGGGACCCACAGGAGCTGGCAGTGGTGCACCACGGTCTGGCCCTGGATCTGGGTCCGGCCCTGCACCAGAGCATCCTGAGAGCAAAATCAAGTCAGAACCACCTGATGATGTAAGATTGAAATTACTGCTAATCTTGTCATTATTAAATGTTTCGTCTTTGGCCATCTGGATGAGTATGAATCTtcacagacaaaatgactaatttgtgttattttaatgtaCAGTTGCACAACCTGGAGTCCATCCTGGGAGATCTGAGAGGTTCAAGCTCTGACTTTTACCCAGATCAGGCTGGAGGTGGAGGGACCAATGACACAGGAAACAAATCCCAGGGTTGCCTTGACGACAGCCTGCAGGGTAAGTGGTTCAAGGATCAGAGCCTATGAAAAGTGACAGTTACATAGAGGGCGGGTGTTATAAGATCATATGTGATGATATCCATATAAAATGCCACTGAAACATCGTCTGGCACCATCATATGCTGTCTTTCTAAGTTTTGTTTTACTCCTACAGCAAATACAAATGTCACTATTTTTCCTGTGTCGTGTTTTTTTTGAGCTGTGATGAAGTCTGTTCCTTCCTTGCAAGATTTTGAACTGATCCTTTGACAAAAACTGTGGCAAAAAGTACAGCTTTAGTttcaaagcaaagaaaaaaaatcctccttcaAAAAAGCCACACTCATAACAGACACTCTGTCTTATAATCACTCCCACTGGAATCACACTTAGAATTTAATTATGTTTAGAAGATTCAAAGCTTTGGATTCAGATGCAACACTTAGAAAAGCTGTTTAAAAGTGCATCATAGCTGTATTGAATACtatgaaaatgcatttatttcctCACTCTCTGAATAAATGATGACTCATAAGGCTATGTACACTGGGAGGCTAAAAAAGTTGAGCGAGTTTAACAGCACCGAGTTATAATGGCAGTCTGTGCACAAAATAAAGTGCATTTCAAAGGTCATGCTTTttaaaagatttgttttccaattTGCATTTTCTAATTGAATGTTTCTTCCTTATAATCTGAAccatattattttactgttgagTATTTGTCTGTTCTCTGCACTATCAATGGCCTGACTGttagttttgttgtgttgactattttgtgtattatttttttgtgttttgaaagtCCTCTATAAGTAGAGTATTAATGATTACTTACATTATCTGcctataaaaaaatgaaaaaatattattgtTAAGATAtcgatattttttaaaatttctcaaGGTACtggaatatttttaattaacttaaaTTACACAGACATCACTAACAGCTCTCGACTCTTTTCATACTTGTGTACAGGAAGTCCAGGGATGGGTCCGGGACCTCGGGGGCCCTTCCAAAGGGCCATGTCTATGGATGGGAAGCCTCCTGTTGGACCTGGAGGACCAGGTCGACGCCCCATGCTTATCAAGCAGGAGAACATGATGGGCAGCCCAGATGGCTACCCAGGAAACATGGGTGTGTTCACACTACCCAGCATTTATTTTCTCAGCACATTTCCTTACATTGTTTCTCTGCCTCTCCCCTCCCAATGTTTCTTGGATATTTGTTCCCCAGTTCAGGTCCTCGATGATATTCCAATTTCTTGTCACCTACATGCCGACTTTATAACGTCGAAGCAAAAATATtcaagaaatgattaaaaaattgaATGTCAAGAACCAAGACTCAGCCATACTGCCTCCTTAACCACTTTGATGATTCTGACAAATGTACattgggtgtttttgtgttaccAGGACCAATGAATAGAGGCATGGTTCCCCAGAGGTCTCCCATGGGGGGTTCAGGGGACTGGGGCATGCCTCGCTCTAGTGCCAGCCCTGTGGGCTCAGCAGGACACCCATCCATGATGCGCCCAGGCATGGAGTACAACAATGGTAAGATGATGTCAGGATCCATGGTCAGCCGCTCCAACAGTTTACCAGGAACGAGGTCGATGCTGCAGCAACAGCTAATGGATATGGGTACGTCTGTCATACAGTCGCCAGGTGTTGATGATTTTAGAGGAAatatcacacacacagctacatgAAGATATGTTCCAGGGAGTAGTGTGAAAGTGtcgaaaaacacatttaaaagtctgcagtcatgctagcagctctgtgaggctccACTCAGGCACAGCGATGCTCAGAGCTGCATGAAAACATCAGCATATTTCCATATTCACCATCTTAATTTAATCCTGTTAGCATGCAAACATTTGGAAGATAGAACTGAACACATGCAGCTAAGGCTGATGGGGATTGCATTGGTTCTTAAAAGTTTAGTTCTTAAAGTTGAAATTGAAGTTTCAATCAGTTCACTCCGGGGGGAACATGAAGGTTTATGCTATTTCATGACAGTCATTGAGATATTTATGTCTGAAGCAAAGCACTGAAGCAGGTCACTGACTATAGACTATGGATTATCATCCATTAAGTTGCGGCACTAGTCCATCTGTTTTCTTCCCTTTATCTGGGGTTAAGTCATGATAGCAGTAAgctaagcaggtcattccagacaaaACTTGCCCCATCAACACATTCCAATTCCAGTGGTGTTACCAGGCTAGATAAGATATGTAATTCCTCCAGTGAGGTCTAGGTTGGCTTTGGAGTCTCCTCCCAGTTGCCTAGAAAACCTCCAAACGAAGTCACCCAGGAAGCATCCTAATCGAATGCCCGAACCACCACTGCCGGAGCGCTGACTCTACTCTGAGCTTCTTCCAAATGTCTGAGCTCCTCACTCAGTCTccaaggctgagcccagccaccctacagaggaaacaTATTCCAAACACTTGTCtctgtgacctcattctttcACTCACTACCCAGAGCTAATGACCACAAGTGAGGTTTGGAACGCATATTAACTTGTAAACCGATAGCTTTGCCTTAGTTCACTCCTCACCACGACGGTCTGGTACAACTCTGCCTTACTACTGATGCTGCACtaatcagtctgtctgtctcacgCTCCATTTCACTGtcacttgtgaacaagatcctgagatacctAAACACCGGACACCCTTCTCACCCCAATGGCACCTTTAGATCTGGTCCATGGATATGACAAACATGATCAAAGCACATGTCCACTGGATCTTGCGCGAAGATTATGAACTGgcctgttttttgggggggagtGCACCAAGTTTTTAAGCAACCTTACATGATATGAATTGACTAACACGTAAAGGTTGTCCGTGTTCATTACATTCTATCTGTATCACCTGTAGCAACCGACTGTTAGATGCTCTCTACACGTATAAATAATTTTGTCCTTTTGGTTTAGGAGGTTCTGCTGACATGGGGATGGGCATGAGCCCCTTCGGCCAACAGGGTCAACCCAACCAGTCCCCCTCCTGGCCAGACACCATGATGAGCATGGAGGGCAACAGGTCAGTGCAACATCCATTGTGGTCTGTATTTAATCGTTAACAGCTTAAATGGCCTGAGGAGACAGTTTATCCCGAACCTTGTGATGAatttctctctatatatatgtgtgtgtgtgtgttgtaggcGCCAGTTTGGCAACACTTTGGATGATCTTCTGGTTCCACCGACCACCAGTGAGGGTCAGAGCGATGAACGGGCACTCCTGGACCAGCTGGACTCTCTGCTGAATAATACAGATGGCATCGCTTTGGAGGAGATTGACCGAGCTCTGGGCATCCCAGACCTCGTCAGTCAggtaacaaaacattaaaaaaaaaaaccctgggTAACCAATGTACTCATCTATGTGCTTGTCTAGATCTCTTTTGAAGTGatataaaagcagaaaagatCAGTTTGCATACGATGACTCACAGGCGAGCGTCATGTTCATCTTTGCATTTGCTATTTCAGCCATGACTCATCATGTTCAGACTGTTCTCTCACTGAAAAGAGATAGATGAGCCCAGAGGAGTCTGTCTGTGCTGCTTAGAAAAAGACAATTACAGAGCCAGCCAGTTGGAAATTAATCAATTAGAGGAAGAAGTTTGTCAAACCTCACTTTTTGTCCTCTTGTCCTGTCTGCTCCAGACGCAGGGAGCAGAACAGCAGCTGGAGCCTTTTCCTGGGCAGGACCCATCCATGGTGCTCGACCAGAAGCCGCTGTATGGACAAGGTTATCCTGGACCCCCCGCCATGCCTATGCAGTCTGGCTATGGAGGGAACCCCATGCAGGGTCAGGCTCAGCAGGGCGGTTTTGGGCCTATTCTCTCACAGATGGGCCAAGGGGGCAGCTTCCCTGGTATGGGAGGAATGGGGGGCATGGGGCATCCTCGTGCCAACATGATGAGACCCAGGATGATGAGTGCCAACAAGCCAATGAGGCTTCAGCTGCAACAGAGGCTGCAGGGACAACAGGTACGATCCCAGAAAGGTCATTGATTATTACTTTACACATAAATAAGCTTACCTTGAAGTTGTCCCAATATTATAAGTCTCATCTAGCTACAAGTGTATACAGGTTATTCACactgaaagaaagacaaattCAGGtgtaataatatttaaaataaaatcagtggaGATCTTACATCTCAGAGAAAGCCAAGAAATGTCAGATGCAATATTCCAACTGctagaaaataaacacactggacctggaaaacacaaattggcttttttattttgaaattgggAGTAGCATCCTGGAGTTGAGACTCGAGTGAAGTCTAATACACAATTTTCTTATCATTGCAAAAATGTTACAGTTCATTCAGTGGGTTTCTGTTTTCTAGATAACATATTCATGCACCATGCATGGTTTTATGTACAGTGTGTATGATTTATGTGTCAGGTAAATCTGAACATTTGCTGTAACACCTTATGCTATCGCTTTCTTGAAGTTTATGAATCAGACGCGACAGGGCATGGCCATGAAGATGGAGAACCCAGGGGGCAACCCTGGCATGAGGCCCGGCATGCAGCCTGGCATGGGAGGACAGGTAGGTGACAGAATCCCTACTGTTTCTGTCTAGGGGTAAATCATTGTA
The nucleotide sequence above comes from Amphiprion ocellaris isolate individual 3 ecotype Okinawa chromosome 8, ASM2253959v1, whole genome shotgun sequence. Encoded proteins:
- the LOC111574181 gene encoding nuclear receptor coactivator 3-like, translated to MSGLGENSMEPLSSENRKRKLSTCDTPGLGCERKRREQESKYIEELAELISANLSDIDSFNVKPDKCAILKETVRQIRQIKEQGKASSNDDDVQKSDVSSTGQGVIDKDHLGPLLLQALDGFLFVVNREGSIVFVSDNVTQYLQYKQEELINTSVYNILHEDDREEFHKNLPKTNINGVSWGNEAARQKSHTFTCRMLVKFGHGHGPMEEGPGGPCYETMQCFALTQPKAMIEEGEDLQSCMICVARRVTAMERTESFNTRHELSGKLIQIDQNSLRASMRPGWEDLLRRCIQMFLQHSDGQPWSHKRHYHEAFLQGHAETPLYRFSLSDGTPVTAQTKSKLYRHPMSNEPQGFISTHLLQREPNGYRSAPGGNMMPSAMRPQGMGGPNPNAQINVNSGGGMGMGGMGGMNRGFGMNEQGHMGHMGQMGGGSMYGGSGGGGGGGGMGNRMMQMNQMGQMNQVGHMNQMGPMNHPGQGMQQHQQQPPFQSSGGFGLSGMNSPSGSPRMGGPQQGLLMSPRNRGSPKMGANQFSPGGMHSPLSGIGSGGGSGSSTTFSSSSLNALQAISEGVGSSLPSTLTSPSPAHKPDSSPSIHSSSSSQPSQPTKPGQDGSKSPAGGLGPGPSDHHHPMHHHHHHQHPQAESSGDRPDSQATIGTKESGEGSNEAGVASSEPPRRVPDSKGHKKLLQLLTSPTEELGIGGSRPTGPPVPPPQTSSSTPTGTDSKDTTGGMTSPSSTGVSSSSSASANPGQATGPGAVSASISSAHYTGSLQEKHKILHKLLQNGNTPDEVAKITAEATGKVSLGGQEGGEVGAGGSGPGSGPGLIMDPKQEQHSPKKDKTHALLHYLLNKDDSKEPVDVKPKLEELEGKGPTGAGSGAPRSGPGSGSGPAPEHPESKIKSEPPDDLHNLESILGDLRGSSSDFYPDQAGGGGTNDTGNKSQGCLDDSLQGSPGMGPGPRGPFQRAMSMDGKPPVGPGGPGRRPMLIKQENMMGSPDGYPGNMGPMNRGMVPQRSPMGGSGDWGMPRSSASPVGSAGHPSMMRPGMEYNNGKMMSGSMVSRSNSLPGTRSMLQQQLMDMGGSADMGMGMSPFGQQGQPNQSPSWPDTMMSMEGNRRQFGNTLDDLLVPPTTSEGQSDERALLDQLDSLLNNTDGIALEEIDRALGIPDLVSQTQGAEQQLEPFPGQDPSMVLDQKPLYGQGYPGPPAMPMQSGYGGNPMQGQAQQGGFGPILSQMGQGGSFPGMGGMGGMGHPRANMMRPRMMSANKPMRLQLQQRLQGQQFMNQTRQGMAMKMENPGGNPGMRPGMQPGMGGQPGFINAQMMAQRSREMVTMQMRRQRMMMLMQQQQQQQAAAAAAAAAGGFSPPPNVTAPGGMDNPMGGPNMGQPGPQQFGYGGNYGMGQQGDPSFGPSGGSPPNAMMPGRLGPQNPMMQQHPQGGPMYQGADMKGWSQGGMGRNSSYPQQQFGQQGPPGQQQFVQQGNPGQYGGMMMNGGMPSSGGGHMGQMGGQMGMNPMVMGRMPMGPDQKYC